Proteins from a genomic interval of Microbacterium esteraromaticum:
- a CDS encoding endonuclease/exonuclease/phosphatase family protein, whose amino-acid sequence MLRTVGILISVLFAIATAILVWPQFFRLETTFPIAQVIAARPVLIAAFLVVAVLALLLMLARPLRGFAASILIIALLGAGANGIVGAVRGFGDDALPAKSDASLRVLTWNTAGAAVSAETIAGVIEEQQIDVVTLPETSEEVGEQIALMMRESGNPMWVHHVNIHPDVPDGPQAWQTTILISAELGDYSVIESSTDGTSNTGSVPSAVAMPVDGEGPTIVAVHAIAPRLAAMDQWRSDLAWIADQCPEGDFILAGDFNATVDHMAALGMHDGTMGHCRDAAIDTGNGMVGTWPADLPRLAGAPIDHIMASETWRASGSIVLSDAGGSDHRAIVAQLEPAD is encoded by the coding sequence ATGCTACGCACGGTCGGAATCCTCATCTCGGTGCTGTTCGCGATCGCGACGGCGATACTCGTGTGGCCGCAGTTCTTCCGGCTCGAGACGACGTTCCCGATCGCGCAGGTCATTGCCGCGCGCCCCGTGCTGATCGCTGCGTTCCTCGTCGTCGCCGTGCTGGCGCTGCTGCTGATGCTCGCCAGGCCGCTGCGCGGCTTCGCCGCATCGATCCTGATCATCGCGCTGCTGGGCGCCGGGGCCAACGGAATCGTGGGGGCGGTGCGAGGATTCGGCGACGATGCCCTCCCCGCGAAGTCGGATGCCAGCCTGCGCGTGCTCACGTGGAACACTGCCGGCGCTGCGGTTTCGGCAGAGACGATCGCCGGGGTGATCGAGGAGCAGCAGATCGACGTCGTCACCCTCCCCGAGACGTCGGAAGAGGTCGGTGAGCAGATTGCGCTCATGATGCGTGAGTCGGGCAACCCGATGTGGGTACACCACGTCAACATCCATCCCGATGTGCCTGACGGGCCGCAGGCGTGGCAGACGACGATCCTCATCTCGGCCGAGCTGGGCGACTACTCGGTGATCGAATCCTCGACGGACGGCACGAGCAACACCGGATCCGTGCCGAGTGCCGTCGCGATGCCCGTCGACGGCGAGGGCCCGACGATCGTCGCGGTGCACGCGATCGCCCCTCGTCTCGCAGCGATGGACCAGTGGCGATCGGATCTCGCCTGGATCGCCGACCAGTGCCCCGAGGGCGACTTCATCCTCGCGGGCGATTTCAACGCCACAGTCGACCATATGGCTGCGCTCGGCATGCATGACGGCACCATGGGGCACTGCCGCGATGCGGCGATCGACACCGGCAACGGCATGGTCGGTACCTGGCCCGCAGACCTGCCCCGTCTGGCCGGGGCGCCGATCGACCACATCATGGCCAGTGAGACGTGGCGGGCGTCCGGGTCGATCGTGCTCTCGGATGCCGGTGGCAGCGACCACCGCGCGATCGTTGCGCAGCTGGAGCCCGCGGACTGA
- a CDS encoding S8 family peptidase encodes MISAAAALALVVAGGLSATAATAETSTPVPISPPNGTVMSYVVNTGQANPGQTRKAENAVAAAGGIVVQSWPQIGVIIAQSDRAAFRDDVTVAGKNAIASVGATRTAEVKDKVTGPGIPWGPGSSGWNQGKNKPVNGDEPTEPIPGSSSDLYSELQWDMEMIQADEANLITDGSRNVLVGVLDSGIDPTHPDLVANIDPAESVNCTVGGRPDQSEDGWYPTTSDHGTHVAGTIAAARNDLGIVGVAPNVRLASVKVVNDDGYIYPEYAICGFMWAAQRGMDVTNNSYYIDPFEFWCDDQPDQAAVQEAVARAVRWSADKGVVSAAAAGNSALDLRTNTVDTGSPNDSEAVERTINSGCKDLPTQLPGVVTVSSLTDTGQLSYFSNRGLGEIDVAAPGSRIASTVPGGWAYKSGTSMASPHVAGVLALMKSVHPELTPAQMIDKLRDDATPTACSAPQYGYGPACEGTEEMNSYYGHGIVNALKAVQ; translated from the coding sequence ATGATCAGTGCCGCTGCCGCACTCGCACTCGTCGTCGCGGGTGGCCTGAGCGCCACCGCCGCCACCGCCGAGACCTCAACGCCCGTTCCGATCTCCCCACCGAACGGCACCGTGATGAGCTATGTCGTCAACACCGGCCAGGCCAACCCCGGTCAGACGCGCAAGGCCGAGAACGCGGTAGCCGCCGCGGGCGGCATCGTCGTACAGAGCTGGCCGCAGATCGGCGTCATCATCGCGCAGTCCGACCGTGCGGCGTTCCGCGACGACGTCACTGTCGCCGGCAAGAACGCCATCGCCTCGGTGGGCGCCACACGCACCGCAGAGGTGAAGGACAAGGTCACAGGACCTGGAATCCCGTGGGGTCCGGGTTCGTCGGGCTGGAACCAAGGGAAGAACAAGCCTGTGAACGGCGATGAGCCCACCGAGCCGATCCCCGGATCGAGCTCCGACCTGTACTCCGAACTGCAGTGGGACATGGAGATGATCCAGGCCGACGAGGCCAACCTGATCACGGATGGCAGCCGCAATGTGCTGGTCGGTGTGCTCGACTCGGGCATTGACCCCACGCATCCCGATCTCGTGGCCAACATCGATCCGGCAGAGTCGGTCAACTGCACGGTCGGCGGTCGCCCCGACCAGTCCGAGGACGGCTGGTACCCGACCACGTCGGACCACGGCACCCACGTGGCGGGCACGATCGCCGCCGCGCGCAACGACCTCGGCATCGTCGGCGTCGCGCCGAATGTGCGTCTGGCTTCGGTCAAGGTCGTCAACGACGACGGATACATCTATCCCGAGTATGCGATCTGCGGCTTCATGTGGGCCGCCCAGCGGGGCATGGACGTGACGAACAACAGCTACTACATCGACCCGTTCGAGTTCTGGTGCGATGACCAGCCCGACCAGGCCGCCGTTCAGGAAGCCGTGGCGCGCGCCGTCAGGTGGTCGGCTGATAAGGGCGTCGTCAGTGCCGCCGCTGCCGGCAACTCGGCGCTCGACCTGCGGACCAACACGGTCGACACGGGCAGCCCGAACGACAGCGAGGCCGTGGAGCGCACCATCAACTCCGGCTGCAAGGATCTGCCGACCCAGTTGCCGGGCGTCGTGACCGTGTCGTCGCTCACCGACACCGGGCAGCTGTCGTACTTCTCGAACCGCGGGCTCGGCGAGATCGACGTCGCCGCACCCGGTTCCCGCATCGCGTCGACCGTTCCCGGCGGATGGGCGTACAAGAGCGGCACCTCGATGGCGTCACCGCACGTCGCGGGTGTGCTCGCGCTGATGAAGTCCGTACACCCCGAGCTGACGCCGGCGCAGATGATCGACAAGCTGCGCGACGATGCCACACCGACGGCGTGCTCTGCGCCGCAGTACGGCTATGGCCCGGCCTGCGAGGGTACGGAAGAGATGAACAGCTACTACGGTCACGGGATCGTCAACGCCCTGAAGGCCGTGCAGTGA